In the Malania oleifera isolate guangnan ecotype guangnan chromosome 1, ASM2987363v1, whole genome shotgun sequence genome, one interval contains:
- the LOC131162004 gene encoding monodehydroascorbate reductase-like: MAGKSFKYVILGGGVSAGYAAREFAKQGVQPGELAIISKEAVAPYERPALSKAYLFPEGAARLPGFHVCVGSGGERLLPEWYKEKGIELILSTEIVKVDLASKTLKSAAGESFEYHVLVIATGSTVIRLTDFGVKGADAKNIFYLREIDDADKLVEAIKQKKNGTAVIVGGGYIGLELGAVMKLNNFDVSMVYPEPWCMPRLFTSGIAAFYEGYYANKGIKIIKGTVAVGFDSDTAGEVKAVNLKDGRVLDADIVVVGVGAKPLTTLFKGQVEEEKGGLKTDAFFKTSVSDVYAVGDVATFPMKLYNEIRRVEHVDHARKSAEHAVKAIKASEEKKSVDEYDYLPYFYSRSFDLSWQFYGDNVGDTVMFGDSNPASPKPKFGSYWIKDGKIVGAFLEGGTPEENKAIAKVARLQPPVGNLEQLSSEGLNFACKI; encoded by the exons GTGGCTCCTTATGAACGTCCGGCACTTAGCAAGGCATACTTATTTCCTGAGG GGGCTGCAAGACTTCCAGGATTTCATGTTTGTGTTGGGAGTGGAGGCGAGAGGCTGCTTCCTGAATGGTATAAAGAGAAAG GCATAGAATTGATCCTTAGCACGGAAATAGTGAAAGTGGATCTTGCATCCAAGACTTTGAAAAGTGCAGCTGGAGAATCCTTTGAGTATCATGTTTTGGTCATTGCAACTGGTTCCACG GTTATAAGGTTGACAGATTTTGGTGTAAAAGGGGCTGATGCTAAAAACATCTTCTACTTGAGAGAAATTGATGATGCTGATAAACTTGTAGAAGCAATTAAACAAAAGAAGAATGGGACGGCTGTGATTGTTGGAGGAGGATACATTGGTCTTGAACTTGGTGCAGTGATGAAGCTCAACAATTTTGATGTTAGCATGGTTTACCCAGAACCCTGGTGCA TGCCTCGGCTTTTCACTTCTGGTATAGCTGCCTTTTATGAGGGCTATTACGCTAATAAAGGAATCAAAATTATTAAGGGAACAGTTGCAGTTGGGTTCGACTCTGATACGGCTGGAGAG GTAAAGGCAGTAAATCTTAAGGATGGTAGGGTGCTGGATGCTGACATTGTTGTTGTTGGAGTTGGGGCAAAGCCACTTACAACATTATTCAAGGGGCAGGTTGAGGAGGAAAAAGGGGGCCTCAAG ACTGATGCGTTCTTCAAAACTAGCGTTTCTGATGTATATGCCGTGGGTGACGTTGCTACTTTCCCAATGAAACTATATAATGAGATCAGAAGAGTTGAGCATGTTGACCATGCTCGTAAATCAGCAGAACATGCAGTGaag GCCATCAAAGCGAGTGAGGAGAAAAAGTCAGTTGACGAGTATGACTACCTTCCATACTTCTATTCCCGTTCCTTTGATCTGTCATGGCAGTTCTATGGCGACAACGTGGGTGACACTGTGATGTTTGGAGACAGCAACCCAGCATCGCCAAAGCCCAAGTTCGGTTCTTACTGGATTAAAGATGGGAAGATTGTTGGAGCTTTTCTGGAGGGTGGGACTCCAGAAGAGAACAAGGCCATTGCCAAAGTTGCGAGGCTCCAACCTCCAGTTGGGAATTTGGAGCAACTGTCGAGTGAAGGCCTCAACTTTGCATGTAAGATTTGA